The Candidatus Nitronereus thalassa genome includes the window AAACCCTGGCCCGCAATTATTGCTTGAAGGAAAGATGAAGGGTTCCAACCCATGCCATCCGTTAGCCATCCGGTCACCTTAAATTTCATGTCTCATCCATAGCCAGGGTATTTTCCAGTTTTAAGGCAAGCTCATCTGCAGTAGGTTGAAGAAGTGGCTAAAACCATTTTAGTAGAGACTAAGAGAAGGAGTCTGGGCATGGTGTCGGCATCTTTAAAAGATTCTAGTTTTGACCACAGGCTTATCAAGGGATTGCGGTCCCAGGCGGCTCAGCTTCGCATGGATAGTGTGCATGCGACATCATCCGCAGGAAGCGGACATGCAACAAGTTGTTGTTCTGCAGCCGATATTGTGGCCACCTTATTTTTTGGCGTCATGCGATTTCACCCGGAGATTCCCAGACTTACGACTAATGACCGGTTTATCCTTTCAAAAGGCCATGCGGCTCCACTCCTGTATGCGGCCTGGGCAGCAGTCGGCTTATACCCCCGTGAGGAATTATCAACCCTACGACAGATCGACTCTGACTTGGAGGGCCATCCGACGCCTCGCCTGCCATTTGTTCATGTGCCAACGGGTTCTCTGGGGCAAGGGTTATCAGCTGGGGTGGGAATGGCCTTAAATGCCAAATACCTGGATCAATTGGATTATCGCACGTATGTACTAATGGGGGATGGGGAATCAGTTGAGGGAGCCGTATGGGAGGCAGCGGAAATCGCCCGCTATTACGACCTCGATAATCTATGTGCAATCATTGATGTTAATCGTTTAGGACAATCCGACCCCACGATTCATCAACATCGTATGGAACGCTATGTCAACCGGTGGTCAGGCTTTGGATGGCACACCATTGTCGTCGACGGTCATGATCCAGCCTCCCTGCTCCAGGCGTTCGCAGAAGCCGAACAGACCTTGGCCCAGCCAACGGTCATCCTTGCAAAAACAATAAAGGGAAAGGGCATCTCGTTTCTTGAGGATCAGGGCGGACGCCATGGGAAAGCCTTAAAAGGAGAAGAACTTGAAAATGCAATACAGGAATTATCAAAACAAATAGAACCAGAGATTTTGCCTCTTACCAATCGAAATATTCCTCTCACTGGGGAGGTATCGAATTCGTTAAGAAACAAAACCCGTCGATCACTTCCTGCCTACAAGAAAGGCGACCAGGTGGCTACCCGTCAAGCGTTTGGAGAAGCTCTGTTGGCTGTAGGAAAAGCACATCCACATGTAGTCGTGCTCGACGGTGACGTCAAGAACTCCACACATGTGCAACAATTTGCCGATGAATGCCCCGATCAATTTTTTGAATCATTTATTGCCGAACAGAATATGATCGGCACGGCCATGGGACTAGCCTCATGCGGGAAAATCCCCTTTGCCGCAACCTTTGCCGCTTTTCTGACGCGTGCGCACGACTTCATTCGAATGGGCGCCATTGGACGAGCCAACATCAAGCTTATGGGATCACATGCTGGCGTCAGTACCGGAGAAGACGGCCCTTCTCAAATGGGACTAGAAGACATCGCCATGATGGCCACACAACCAGACACGGTCGTTCTGTATCCATCCGATGCTGTTTGCACTCACTGGGCGGTTCAGGAAGCCGTCGCGCACCAAGGGATGGTGTATATCCGAACCAATCGACCAGAAACTCCTATCCTGTACGACAACGACGAATCATTTTGCCTAGGAGGATTCAAAGTCGTACGACACACGCCTCGTGATCTTTTAACCGTCGTCACAGCTGGGGTTACGCTTTTTGAAACTTTGAATGCCCAGGA containing:
- a CDS encoding transketolase is translated as MVSASLKDSSFDHRLIKGLRSQAAQLRMDSVHATSSAGSGHATSCCSAADIVATLFFGVMRFHPEIPRLTTNDRFILSKGHAAPLLYAAWAAVGLYPREELSTLRQIDSDLEGHPTPRLPFVHVPTGSLGQGLSAGVGMALNAKYLDQLDYRTYVLMGDGESVEGAVWEAAEIARYYDLDNLCAIIDVNRLGQSDPTIHQHRMERYVNRWSGFGWHTIVVDGHDPASLLQAFAEAEQTLAQPTVILAKTIKGKGISFLEDQGGRHGKALKGEELENAIQELSKQIEPEILPLTNRNIPLTGEVSNSLRNKTRRSLPAYKKGDQVATRQAFGEALLAVGKAHPHVVVLDGDVKNSTHVQQFADECPDQFFESFIAEQNMIGTAMGLASCGKIPFAATFAAFLTRAHDFIRMGAIGRANIKLMGSHAGVSTGEDGPSQMGLEDIAMMATQPDTVVLYPSDAVCTHWAVQEAVAHQGMVYIRTNRPETPILYDNDESFCLGGFKVVRHTPRDLLTVVTAGVTLFETLNAQEQLERQGISVRVIDLYCVKPIDAHGLYAHISETEGRVLIVEDHYEHGGFGDAVRRALGRKSIESDHLAVRNIPRSGKSQELLDRYTLSTSSIIKRIQAMIQ